From Oceanipulchritudo coccoides, the proteins below share one genomic window:
- a CDS encoding TonB family protein → MARRALGTLLLMTIAGLSIEGASTSVKLLQGGSPGYPVELKEQGEEGVARIRVVIGDVGNVMDASIQSASHPAFGEAALDEVKNWHFAPATEDGVPVSQTVTIPIEFKLPFEDKLNAAMKRKVFVNLDELTDTVYSAKKDLGQRIKPKGKNSKTGAYPKKLKGSGLSDKVRVEYVITPEGRAVNPKVVQIEHQEFMIPAIIQAAKFRFNPPTLKGKPVYAEEFYVIEFSE, encoded by the coding sequence ATGGCAAGACGAGCACTCGGTACCCTTCTATTGATGACAATCGCAGGCCTCTCCATCGAGGGCGCCTCAACCAGCGTCAAGCTGCTGCAGGGAGGCTCTCCCGGATACCCGGTGGAGCTCAAGGAGCAGGGCGAAGAGGGCGTTGCGAGGATCAGGGTCGTCATTGGCGACGTGGGCAATGTCATGGACGCGAGTATCCAATCCGCGAGCCATCCCGCCTTCGGGGAGGCTGCTCTTGACGAAGTGAAAAATTGGCATTTTGCCCCGGCGACGGAGGACGGCGTACCGGTAAGCCAGACGGTGACCATCCCGATCGAGTTCAAGTTGCCCTTTGAGGACAAGCTGAACGCTGCCATGAAACGGAAGGTATTCGTCAATCTCGACGAATTGACGGACACGGTGTACAGCGCAAAGAAGGATCTCGGCCAGCGGATCAAGCCGAAGGGAAAAAACAGCAAGACCGGTGCGTATCCCAAAAAACTGAAGGGCAGCGGCCTGAGCGACAAGGTCCGTGTCGAGTATGTGATTACACCCGAGGGCCGGGCGGTGAATCCGAAAGTCGTGCAGATCGAGCACCAGGAATTCATGATCCCGGCGATTATTCAGGCGGCCAAATTCCGCTTCAATCCACCGACCTTGAAGGGCAAGCCCGTCTACGCGGAGGAATTTTACGTCATCGAGTTTTCCGAGTAA
- a CDS encoding energy transducer TonB — MCDELRGAYPKNLKGRGLSDRVRVEYAITPEGRAVNPKVVQIEHQEFMVPAIIHAAKFRFNPPTLKGKPVYAEEFYVIEFSE; from the coding sequence GTGTGCGACGAACTACGGGGCGCGTATCCCAAAAACCTGAAGGGCCGCGGCCTGAGCGACAGGGTCCGTGTCGAGTATGCGATTACACCCGAGGGACGGGCAGTTAATCCGAAGGTCGTGCAGATCGAGCACCAGGAATTCATGGTCCCGGCGATCATTCATGCGGCCAAGTTCCGGTTCAATCCACCGACCTTGAAGGGCAAGCCCGTCTACGCGGAGGAATTTTACGTCATCGAGTTTTCCGAGTAG
- a CDS encoding sodium:solute symporter family transporter has translation MSILDLIVFFAFVAAVVSIGLYKSRGEDLKGEHAASDYFLAGRGLKWWLIGFSLIAANISTEQFVGMSGNAASHIGIAIASYEWMAAITLVVVAFAFLPYFLKAGIYTMPEFLEYRYNSGARIIMAAGTVFIYLLLLGAVTYSGALTIRTIAAERGVDISLQLGALVIGLIAMIYVIAGGLKACAWADLIQGSALIIGGGIIMYFSFGMLGSAESLAGIADVKTGEVVIRTFSPETGAFARFMELNSTRLNMFLPATDSTLPWTALLLGLWIPNFYYWGLNQYITQRTLGSASLAEGQKGIVFSAFMKLLIPFVIVVPGIMAFNLFAGNMHIAAGKDNGPVLAKYLAANPASAVVSVEMAPSVEQLASIPDSRYVLAVYPDLDSVNSAKMLNGHVFPLSQDQFNAAQASVSAAVVFESDDYAFASANPALAAELAVYNETVRASNASVSTEKLLGYKYDTALGQLLSNVLPQGTGLLGFVLAALLGAVVSSLAAMLNAASTIFSMDIFKQHINKNASQRTIVVLGRSSVAVFAVIAVVLAPMLGNPKISNSIFTVIQEGQGLISPGILAVFAFGLLFHRGPRICGVVGLLTNIIAYPALKFAAPDINFLNRMAICFFLCILVMGIITLIKPLDKPIDFKANNAVALEASKGARIAGIGVVILTLMLYVVFSPIGIAG, from the coding sequence ATGAGCATCCTTGACCTGATTGTATTCTTCGCGTTTGTCGCGGCTGTTGTCTCCATCGGGCTATATAAAAGCCGCGGCGAGGACCTGAAAGGCGAACACGCTGCCAGTGACTATTTCCTGGCTGGCCGCGGACTGAAGTGGTGGCTGATCGGCTTTTCGCTGATCGCCGCCAACATCTCCACCGAACAATTCGTGGGGATGTCGGGCAACGCGGCGAGCCACATTGGCATCGCGATTGCGAGTTACGAGTGGATGGCGGCAATCACGCTGGTCGTGGTGGCTTTTGCCTTCCTCCCCTATTTCCTGAAGGCGGGCATTTACACAATGCCGGAATTCCTGGAATACCGCTACAATTCGGGGGCCCGCATCATCATGGCCGCGGGAACGGTATTCATTTATTTACTACTTCTGGGAGCGGTCACATACTCGGGTGCCCTCACCATCCGGACAATCGCGGCTGAGCGCGGCGTCGATATTTCGCTTCAGCTGGGCGCGCTTGTGATTGGTTTGATTGCGATGATCTACGTCATCGCCGGTGGGCTCAAGGCCTGTGCGTGGGCCGACCTTATCCAGGGCAGCGCGCTCATCATCGGAGGCGGTATCATCATGTATTTTTCCTTTGGGATGCTGGGCAGCGCCGAATCGCTGGCAGGCATTGCCGATGTGAAGACCGGCGAGGTGGTCATCCGTACTTTTAGTCCGGAAACGGGCGCCTTTGCCCGCTTCATGGAGCTGAACAGTACTCGCCTGAACATGTTCCTGCCGGCGACCGACAGCACCTTGCCATGGACGGCCCTGCTGCTCGGCCTCTGGATTCCCAATTTCTATTACTGGGGACTAAACCAGTACATCACACAACGGACACTCGGCTCGGCCTCGCTCGCTGAAGGACAGAAGGGCATTGTCTTCTCGGCCTTCATGAAGCTCCTGATCCCGTTTGTCATCGTTGTTCCCGGCATCATGGCCTTCAATCTGTTTGCCGGCAACATGCACATTGCCGCTGGCAAGGATAACGGCCCGGTCCTTGCAAAGTATCTTGCCGCCAACCCGGCCAGCGCAGTCGTCAGCGTGGAAATGGCCCCCTCGGTGGAGCAATTGGCTTCGATCCCTGACAGCCGCTATGTCCTGGCCGTCTACCCGGATCTCGACAGCGTCAACAGTGCAAAAATGCTCAACGGGCACGTGTTCCCGCTCAGCCAGGATCAATTCAATGCGGCTCAGGCCAGCGTCTCCGCAGCGGTCGTCTTTGAGAGCGACGACTACGCTTTTGCCAGCGCCAATCCAGCCCTGGCGGCTGAGCTTGCCGTCTACAACGAGACAGTCAGGGCATCCAATGCCTCTGTATCCACGGAAAAACTACTTGGATACAAATACGACACGGCCCTCGGACAGCTGCTCTCCAATGTCCTCCCTCAGGGAACCGGCCTCCTCGGCTTTGTCCTCGCGGCTCTTCTTGGAGCGGTTGTCAGTTCACTTGCCGCCATGCTGAATGCGGCCTCGACCATTTTCTCGATGGATATCTTCAAGCAGCACATCAACAAGAACGCCTCCCAGAGAACGATTGTCGTGCTCGGCCGGTCCAGCGTGGCGGTCTTCGCGGTCATTGCCGTCGTCCTTGCCCCGATGCTGGGAAATCCCAAGATCAGCAACAGCATCTTCACGGTCATCCAGGAAGGCCAGGGCCTCATCTCCCCGGGCATCCTCGCGGTCTTCGCCTTCGGATTGCTGTTTCACCGGGGACCCCGCATATGCGGTGTAGTCGGCCTCCTAACCAACATCATCGCCTACCCGGCCCTGAAATTTGCCGCGCCAGACATCAACTTCCTCAACCGCATGGCAATCTGCTTTTTCCTATGCATTCTGGTCATGGGAATCATCACCCTCATCAAGCCGCTGGATAAGCCGATTGATTTCAAGGCCAACAACGCCGTTGCCCTGGAAGCCTCCAAAGGGGCCCGGATCGCCGGCATCGGAGTCGTTATCCTGACCTTGATGCTCTACGTGGTCTTCAGCCCGATCGGCATTGCCGGTTGA
- a CDS encoding LacI family DNA-binding transcriptional regulator yields MCADNPQKTRSSKKSRPTIYDLAEMAGVSTGTVSRALNNRPMVSAETRERILDMAHRIGLKPQAAVRIHQIAIISEPTYRDHVVGYAAAMTANISLALAKKGVGIIVPSDPRTLLSGSFFDGIIAVTWGPELKDFLKEMESRVPVVYLDNFAADSRQYVVSSDHYASGFQAAKLFLERGRKRLAIATHKADPMQERLRGFRDGINQFGGTADERLLALAPAGESLYSIVSRLVRQKADAVFVPGVSMEVIEALHVIKNVMRLRIPEDLAVIGGENEKISKFLTPPLTAIDEPIKKMAEAATDMVLALSEGQKVPTRQVLFPVELIERESV; encoded by the coding sequence ATGTGCGCGGATAATCCTCAAAAAACGCGGTCCTCGAAGAAGAGCCGCCCCACCATTTACGACCTTGCCGAAATGGCGGGGGTGTCGACAGGGACGGTCAGCCGGGCCTTGAACAACCGTCCGATGGTCAGCGCTGAAACACGGGAGCGAATCCTCGACATGGCTCACCGCATCGGGCTCAAGCCTCAGGCGGCAGTCCGGATTCACCAGATTGCAATCATCAGCGAACCGACTTACCGGGATCATGTGGTGGGCTACGCTGCCGCCATGACGGCCAACATTTCCCTCGCCCTGGCCAAAAAGGGGGTTGGCATCATCGTCCCGTCCGATCCCCGGACCCTTCTTTCGGGATCCTTCTTTGATGGCATCATCGCCGTTACCTGGGGGCCCGAGCTCAAGGACTTCCTCAAAGAAATGGAATCCCGCGTGCCTGTGGTCTACCTCGATAACTTTGCCGCCGATTCCAGGCAGTATGTTGTTTCCTCCGATCACTACGCCTCCGGATTTCAGGCCGCCAAGCTTTTCCTTGAGAGAGGTCGCAAACGCCTCGCCATCGCCACCCACAAGGCCGATCCCATGCAGGAACGCCTGCGTGGCTTCCGGGACGGCATCAATCAATTTGGAGGAACCGCCGACGAGCGGCTCCTCGCCCTTGCTCCTGCTGGCGAGAGTCTGTATTCGATCGTCAGCCGCCTCGTCCGGCAGAAAGCCGACGCCGTCTTTGTCCCTGGTGTCAGCATGGAAGTGATTGAAGCCCTCCATGTTATCAAGAATGTCATGCGCCTCAGAATACCAGAGGACCTCGCTGTCATCGGCGGGGAAAATGAGAAAATTTCCAAGTTCCTGACCCCGCCCCTGACCGCCATCGACGAGCCCATCAAAAAGATGGCGGAGGCGGCGACCGATATGGTCCTGGCCCTCTCTGAAGGACAAAAAGTGCCGACCCGTCAGGTCCTCTTCCCGGTCGAGCTCATTGAGCGCGAATCTGTCTAA
- a CDS encoding sulfatase-like hydrolase/transferase: MSNLSRQRAGVVLTGIVMAVCLVASASAKAPNIVLLLADDLGYGELGSYGQEAIETPVLDGLAATGMRFTNFYAGAAVCAPSRSVLMTGKHGGHATVRGNSGYYGGGKWSRVPLRKDEETLAEMLKRSGYETAFIGKWHLDDPDDPTTWAFARGFDFAVQPNWPSRFEGYSYDEDIHYFGNKERSVTYDWRENDCIDSFRTDLILEYLDGRTREKPLFLFMSYRTPHTRENVIRDREMYADCGWKEVDRRHAARITMLDQQVGRLLAKLEEQGELDNTLILFVSDNGPHSEGGHDYRFFDSSGGLRGYKRDLYEGGIRVPAIAVWKDHIKEGSLSTHLAAFCDIMATFSEVSGGSPVIGDGISFMPEMLGQPQKSHEYLYWELQLDGWNRRLSDGGFRQAVRKGDWKAVRYGAGSAIELYDLGSDPFETTDVASAHPLVVTEMAAILNEARTPSPLYPFAGLPQSQASRDTFNLVR; this comes from the coding sequence ATGAGTAACCTTTCCAGACAACGAGCAGGGGTTGTGCTGACCGGGATCGTGATGGCGGTTTGTCTGGTGGCAAGTGCATCGGCTAAGGCGCCAAACATCGTGTTATTGCTGGCGGACGACCTTGGGTATGGGGAGCTGGGGAGTTACGGGCAGGAAGCGATCGAGACGCCTGTGCTGGACGGATTGGCAGCGACTGGCATGCGGTTCACAAATTTCTATGCGGGAGCGGCGGTCTGCGCACCCTCACGGTCGGTCCTGATGACGGGCAAGCACGGTGGACATGCGACGGTGCGGGGCAACTCGGGGTATTATGGTGGAGGCAAGTGGAGCCGGGTTCCCTTGAGGAAGGACGAAGAGACGTTGGCAGAGATGCTGAAGCGGAGTGGTTACGAGACGGCCTTCATCGGGAAGTGGCATCTGGATGATCCGGATGATCCGACGACCTGGGCCTTTGCGCGCGGTTTTGACTTTGCGGTCCAGCCAAACTGGCCCTCGCGCTTTGAGGGGTATTCCTACGATGAGGATATCCATTATTTCGGGAACAAGGAGCGCTCTGTCACGTATGACTGGCGGGAGAACGACTGCATAGATTCCTTCCGGACGGACCTGATTCTGGAATATCTTGACGGTCGCACGCGGGAGAAGCCGCTCTTTTTGTTCATGTCTTACCGGACGCCGCACACGCGGGAGAACGTGATCCGGGACAGGGAGATGTATGCTGACTGTGGCTGGAAGGAAGTGGACCGGCGTCATGCGGCGCGGATCACGATGCTCGACCAGCAGGTTGGGCGGCTTCTGGCCAAGCTGGAAGAGCAGGGTGAGCTGGACAATACCCTGATCCTGTTTGTGAGTGACAACGGCCCGCACTCCGAAGGCGGTCACGATTACCGCTTTTTCGACAGTTCGGGCGGATTGCGCGGATACAAGCGCGACCTGTATGAGGGAGGGATTCGCGTCCCCGCAATTGCGGTTTGGAAGGACCACATCAAGGAAGGCTCCTTATCGACGCACCTGGCGGCCTTCTGCGACATCATGGCGACCTTTTCGGAAGTTTCCGGTGGGAGCCCGGTCATCGGGGATGGCATATCCTTTATGCCGGAGATGCTGGGCCAGCCCCAGAAAAGCCATGAATATCTTTACTGGGAGCTCCAGTTGGACGGCTGGAATCGCCGGCTTAGCGACGGGGGCTTCAGACAAGCCGTGAGAAAAGGGGACTGGAAAGCGGTCCGCTATGGTGCAGGTTCCGCCATTGAGCTTTACGATCTCGGGTCGGATCCATTTGAAACCACGGATGTGGCCTCGGCGCATCCGCTGGTTGTGACGGAGATGGCGGCGATCCTGAACGAGGCTCGCACGCCAAGCCCGCTTTATCCGTTTGCCGGGTTGCCTCAATCGCAGGCGAGCCGCGACACCTTCAACCTTGTCAGGTAG
- the galB gene encoding beta-galactosidase GalB yields the protein MSLLVSAGSIPVWTSAAGVPEARMRLSEEWKFIRFESAREEPAGLQEPNLEDKHWQSLNLPHDWGVAGSFQPDLPNRTGKLSWHGIGWYRKSFPGPELEPGERLLVEFEGAMSHPQIWLNGQLVGEWAYGYSTFFIDLTPALMQGRENILAVRLDNPRESSRWYPGGGLYRDVWLVRHAAVTLDEWGPFITTPEVAVDSARVEISSTIFNRLCSDAEVRLRHTVYEPDGKQVASVVTDPVRVPKGKSKVQEATVLISSPQLWGIESPVLYSCKSEVLCGDTVYQEWRSSFGIRTIKWTSDQGFFLNGKLVELKGVCQHHDLGALGGAFNLRAAERQLEILGEMGCNAIRMAHNPPAPGLLDLCDRMGFLVVNELFDTWALNKTRADYGSDFEEWHERDLRNWVRRDRNHPSVIAWSLGNEVREQSGKNGGFERANRLVELTREEDVTRPATAGMSKGEAIINGFAQIFDVAGYNYKAVAAKSPNYATHFRVNPTQPAYGAETSSCVSSRGEYFFPLNEAKNGGFFDFQVSSYDWFAPPWAYRPDIEFDSQDRYPALAGEFVWTGFDYLGEPTPYNRDSTNLLNFSDQDDRKALMAELERLGSGAPSRSSYFGIIDLAGFPKDRFYLYQSRWRPDHPVAHVLPHWNWKGREGEITPVHVYTNGDEAELFLNGKSLGRKRKGPREYRLIWPDVAYEPGELKVIAYKEGEPWATTARETSGKAAQLKVSVDRSRLTADGRDLAFFKVEILDAKGRLVPDADPELQFEVIGAGEFVAADNGDATDWTPFFTPSRKAFNGLALVILRGSKGIPGTATLRVTSPGLEPAELSIETIDSNM from the coding sequence ATGAGTCTTCTAGTCAGTGCCGGATCCATTCCCGTCTGGACATCTGCCGCCGGTGTTCCGGAGGCCCGCATGCGCCTTTCCGAGGAGTGGAAGTTTATCCGATTCGAATCCGCCCGGGAGGAGCCCGCTGGACTTCAGGAGCCCAATCTTGAGGACAAGCATTGGCAATCCCTCAACCTTCCCCACGACTGGGGAGTTGCAGGCAGTTTTCAGCCGGACCTGCCCAACCGGACCGGCAAACTTTCGTGGCATGGTATTGGCTGGTATCGGAAAAGCTTCCCCGGGCCGGAACTGGAACCAGGCGAACGCCTGCTTGTTGAATTTGAAGGAGCCATGTCGCATCCACAAATCTGGCTCAATGGTCAGCTTGTCGGCGAATGGGCCTATGGATATTCCACATTTTTCATCGACCTGACTCCGGCCCTCATGCAGGGGCGGGAAAACATCCTGGCCGTCCGCCTCGACAATCCGCGGGAATCCTCCCGGTGGTATCCCGGGGGTGGCCTTTACCGGGACGTCTGGCTGGTCCGGCATGCGGCTGTTACCCTCGACGAATGGGGCCCCTTCATCACGACCCCGGAGGTGGCCGTGGATTCCGCCCGGGTGGAGATTTCATCGACCATTTTCAATCGTCTTTGCTCTGATGCGGAAGTTCGGCTGCGGCATACGGTTTATGAGCCGGACGGGAAGCAGGTTGCCTCGGTGGTCACTGATCCCGTCAGGGTTCCAAAGGGAAAATCCAAGGTTCAAGAGGCCACTGTATTGATTTCCTCACCGCAGTTATGGGGAATTGAATCACCGGTCCTGTATTCGTGCAAAAGCGAAGTTCTTTGCGGGGATACCGTTTACCAGGAATGGAGGAGCTCTTTCGGGATCCGAACGATCAAGTGGACTTCTGACCAGGGCTTTTTCCTGAACGGCAAGCTGGTTGAGCTGAAGGGCGTCTGCCAGCACCACGACCTTGGCGCCCTTGGCGGGGCCTTCAACCTCCGGGCGGCGGAGCGCCAGTTGGAGATTCTGGGCGAGATGGGCTGCAACGCGATCCGCATGGCCCACAACCCGCCCGCCCCGGGGTTGCTGGATCTTTGCGACCGGATGGGCTTCCTCGTGGTGAATGAACTTTTCGATACATGGGCCTTGAACAAGACACGGGCTGACTATGGAAGCGATTTTGAGGAGTGGCATGAACGGGATCTCCGCAACTGGGTGAGGCGTGACCGGAACCATCCGAGTGTGATCGCCTGGAGTCTCGGGAACGAGGTACGGGAACAATCCGGGAAAAACGGGGGCTTCGAGCGGGCGAACCGGCTGGTAGAATTAACCAGGGAGGAGGATGTAACCCGCCCGGCAACCGCAGGCATGAGCAAGGGGGAGGCGATCATCAACGGCTTCGCCCAGATTTTTGATGTAGCGGGTTATAACTACAAAGCGGTCGCCGCGAAGTCACCCAATTATGCAACTCACTTCAGGGTGAACCCGACGCAGCCAGCCTACGGGGCGGAGACCTCATCATGCGTCAGTTCACGGGGTGAATACTTTTTCCCGCTGAATGAAGCCAAGAACGGCGGCTTTTTTGATTTCCAAGTCAGTTCGTATGACTGGTTTGCGCCTCCATGGGCCTACCGGCCTGATATTGAATTCGATTCGCAGGACCGATACCCCGCGCTGGCAGGCGAGTTTGTCTGGACCGGCTTTGATTACCTTGGTGAGCCTACGCCCTATAACAGGGACTCCACAAACCTGTTGAATTTTTCCGACCAGGACGACCGGAAGGCCCTGATGGCCGAGCTCGAGCGCCTTGGATCAGGCGCGCCCAGCCGCAGCTCGTATTTCGGGATCATCGATCTCGCCGGCTTCCCGAAGGACCGGTTCTATCTCTATCAATCACGCTGGCGTCCGGATCATCCTGTTGCGCATGTTCTTCCCCACTGGAACTGGAAAGGGCGTGAAGGGGAAATCACCCCGGTGCATGTCTACACCAATGGGGATGAGGCTGAATTGTTCCTCAATGGGAAATCGCTCGGTCGCAAGCGGAAGGGACCACGCGAATACCGTTTAATCTGGCCCGATGTCGCCTACGAGCCAGGCGAATTGAAGGTGATCGCATACAAGGAAGGCGAGCCATGGGCAACCACCGCCCGGGAGACATCCGGGAAAGCCGCACAGCTGAAAGTCTCCGTGGACCGGTCCAGATTGACGGCCGACGGACGGGACCTGGCCTTCTTCAAGGTCGAGATACTGGACGCCAAAGGGCGCTTAGTTCCCGACGCTGATCCGGAGCTGCAATTCGAGGTGATTGGAGCGGGGGAGTTTGTCGCCGCTGACAACGGGGATGCCACGGACTGGACCCCCTTTTTCACGCCTTCCCGCAAGGCCTTCAACGGGCTCGCCCTCGTCATTTTGAGGGGATCGAAGGGGATCCCGGGCACGGCGACCCTGCGCGTGACAAGTCCCGGCCTGGAACCCGCCGAGCTCTCCATCGAGACCATTGATTCCAACATGTAA